The following proteins are encoded in a genomic region of Paralichthys olivaceus isolate ysfri-2021 chromosome 23, ASM2471397v2, whole genome shotgun sequence:
- the krr1 gene encoding KRR1 small subunit processome component homolog, which translates to MASSTTGDGVSETQSGKKSKKTRNEVDESELLTVPDGWKESPFSKDDNPRGLLEESSFATLFPKYREAYLRECWPLVEKALGETHIKVSLDLIEGSMTVNTTKKTFDPYAIVRARDLIKLLARSVPFEQAVRILQDDVACDIIKIGTLVRNRERFVKRRQRLIGPKGSTLKALELLTNCYVMVQGNTVSALGPYNGLKEVRKVVMDTMKNIHPIYNIKTLMIKRELSKDPDLRVQSWERFLPTFRHKHLSKRKQPKKKSVKKEYTPFPPPQPDSQVDKELATGEFFLRESVKKRKKMEEIKVKQAEALTKKQEERNKAFIPPKEKPLMKKTTKAPTDGKLDINAIKDKVRKAKTKRLGAPPVSPAPPPTDKKKKGKSKSKG; encoded by the exons ATGGCGTCCTCCACGACGGGAGACGGCGTGAGTGAAACACAAAGTGGGAAAAAGTCTAAAAAGACTAGAAACGAAG TGGATGAATCTGAACTCCTGACTGTTCCCGATGGATGGAAGGAGTCGCCGTTCTCCAAAGATGACAACCCCCGTGGTCTCCTGGAGGAGAGCAGCTTCGCCACCCTCTTCCCCAAATACAGAGAAGCCTACCTGAGAGAGTGCTGGCCGCTTGTGGAGAAGGCTTTAGGAGAGACT CACATAAAAGTGTCTCTGGACCTGATTGAAGGCAGCATGACAGTTAACACCACTAAGAAAACGTTCGACCCGTACGCCATCGTCAGAGCCAGAGACCTCATTAAGCTGCTGGCCAGGAGTGTCCCGTTTGAACAG GCTGTTCGGATATTACAGGATGACGTGGcgtgtgacatcatcaaaatCGGAACCCTGGTTAGGAACAGAGAGCGGTTTGTGAAGCGAAGACAGAGGCTGATCGGTCCCAAGGGTTCCACTCTAAAA GCGTTAGAGCTGTTAACCAACTGCTATGTGATGGTGCAGGGCAACACGGTGTCGGCCCTGGGGCCTTACAACGGCCTGAAGGAG GTCCGCAAAGTGGTGATGGACACGATGAAGAACATCCACCCCATCTACAACATCAAG ACGCTCATGATCAAGCGGGAGCTGTCCAAAGACCCTGACCTGCGGGTTCAGAGCTGGGAACGCTTTCTGCCCACATTCCGCCACAAGCACCTGTCCAAGCGCAAGCAGCCCAAGAAGAAGAGCGTGAAGAAGGAGTACACGCCGTTCCCTCCGCCACAGCCCGACAGCCAG GTTGACAAAGAGCTGGCCACAGGAGAATTCTTCTTGCGTGAGAGcgtgaaaaagaggaagaagatggaggaaatTAAG GTCAAACAAGCAGAGGCGCTGACTAAGAAGCAGGAAGAACGGAACAAAGCTTTTATTCCTCCGAAAGAGAAACCCTTGATGAAGAAGACCACTAAAG CTCCTACAGATGGTAAGCTGGACATCAATGCCATCAAGGACAAAGTACGAAAAGCGAAAACCAAGAGGCTGGGCGCTCCACCAGTGAGCCCGGCTCCTCCGCCCacagacaagaagaaaaagggCAAATCGAAAAGCAAAGGCTAA